A single region of the Selenomonas sp. oral taxon 920 genome encodes:
- a CDS encoding Dps family protein, which translates to MKHTNMSELTNAINGYIANIGVGYIKLHNLHWNVVGSQFKAVHEYLESLYDSFADVLDETAELLKMADAQPVASLKGYLEIATIKELPDEKIDQKKVLEIVLADLELLQNQALEIRKAADAHDCFGVANLMEDHITNYAKQIWFLRSMLA; encoded by the coding sequence ATGAAACACACGAATATGTCTGAACTCACAAATGCAATCAACGGCTACATCGCCAACATCGGCGTCGGCTACATCAAGCTGCACAACCTCCACTGGAACGTGGTTGGCTCGCAGTTCAAGGCGGTACACGAGTATCTCGAGTCTCTCTATGATTCCTTCGCGGATGTACTTGACGAGACGGCAGAGCTCCTCAAGATGGCAGATGCACAGCCGGTCGCAAGCCTCAAGGGCTACCTTGAAATCGCAACGATCAAGGAGCTCCCGGACGAGAAGATTGACCAGAAGAAGGTGCTTGAGATCGTACTCGCCGACCTCGAACTCCTCCAGAATCAGGCACTCGAGATCCGCAAGGCTGCCGATGCGCATGACTGCTTCGGTGTCGCGAACCTCATGGAGGATCACATCACGAACTACGCAAAGCAGATCTGGTTCCTCCGCTCCATGCTCGCATAA
- a CDS encoding serine hydrolase domain-containing protein — MRKRAVSLRRLPLIIGATILLSAPAAFAASNNAPDAPVPLPASHKMQASPMTVGSAALSPAAEAQLTKRLDAMLGDTGTKVPGLGVVLYRNGQEVYSHFAGSRRFLTQNPAAAEPITRDTRFRIASVSKQFTIFTLMQLVEAGKLSLDADVSDYLGFPLRNPAHPNTPITVRMLASHTSSLRDGKVYSIPPSVSVREFFTPEGRYYENGDHFAPAEEAPGSYFCYANINYGLLGTIIEKVTGERFDLYQKEHILKQLNTKADYVPGNLAKKDFAKLGTIYQKKDENGSWDEHGPWYGKADDYGGKQPKKESIYLQNPYAEDIQGWFSLRGYVPGTNATMLSPQGGLRISYEELTHCLEMLMNGGSYRGQQILSPASIAEMLRPQWQYDPTLKNGSTAGGTLLSYGLGEVQIAGGSTSRVNRTHEIDLVGHNGEAFGLLSGVFFRPGTKDGFVYIMNGEAVAEDDDPRSAGQFSGNYIWEEEIMDALTEALLSEN, encoded by the coding sequence ATGCGAAAAAGAGCAGTTTCTCTGCGCCGTCTGCCCCTCATCATCGGAGCGACGATACTCTTGAGTGCGCCCGCAGCCTTTGCCGCCTCGAACAATGCCCCCGACGCACCCGTGCCGCTGCCCGCGTCACATAAGATGCAGGCATCCCCCATGACCGTGGGCAGCGCCGCCCTCTCCCCCGCAGCAGAGGCACAGCTGACGAAGCGTCTGGATGCGATGCTCGGCGACACGGGGACGAAGGTTCCGGGACTCGGCGTTGTGCTCTATCGAAATGGGCAGGAAGTCTACAGTCACTTTGCGGGCAGCCGCCGCTTCCTCACACAGAATCCCGCAGCGGCGGAGCCAATTACACGCGACACGCGCTTCCGCATCGCCTCCGTATCGAAACAGTTCACCATCTTCACACTGATGCAGCTCGTCGAGGCGGGCAAACTCAGCCTCGATGCGGATGTGAGCGATTACCTGGGCTTTCCCCTGCGCAATCCCGCACACCCCAACACACCGATTACAGTGCGGATGCTTGCAAGCCACACATCCTCGCTGCGCGACGGCAAGGTCTACAGCATCCCGCCCTCGGTCAGCGTGCGCGAGTTTTTCACACCCGAGGGACGCTACTACGAAAACGGCGATCACTTCGCTCCTGCGGAGGAAGCACCCGGCAGCTACTTCTGCTACGCGAACATCAACTATGGTCTCCTTGGCACAATCATCGAGAAGGTCACAGGCGAGCGCTTTGATCTCTACCAGAAGGAACATATCCTGAAGCAGCTGAACACGAAGGCGGACTACGTGCCCGGAAACCTCGCCAAAAAGGACTTTGCGAAGCTCGGCACGATCTATCAAAAGAAAGACGAGAACGGCAGCTGGGACGAGCACGGTCCTTGGTACGGAAAGGCGGACGACTACGGCGGCAAGCAGCCGAAGAAGGAGTCCATCTACCTGCAAAACCCGTACGCCGAGGACATTCAAGGCTGGTTTTCCCTCCGAGGCTATGTTCCCGGCACGAACGCGACAATGCTCTCCCCGCAGGGCGGTCTGCGCATCTCCTACGAGGAACTGACGCACTGCCTCGAGATGCTGATGAACGGCGGCAGCTACCGCGGGCAGCAGATCCTGTCCCCCGCCTCCATCGCCGAGATGCTGCGCCCCCAGTGGCAGTACGATCCGACGCTGAAAAACGGGAGTACGGCAGGCGGCACGCTGCTCTCCTATGGTCTTGGCGAGGTACAGATCGCGGGCGGCAGCACATCGCGCGTCAACCGCACACACGAGATCGATCTCGTCGGCCATAACGGCGAGGCGTTCGGCCTCCTCTCCGGCGTATTCTTCCGCCCGGGGACAAAGGACGGCTTCGTCTACATCATGAACGGCGAGGCTGTTGCCGAGGACGATGATCCGCGCAGCGCGGGACAGTTCAGCGGCAACTATATCTGGGAGGAGGAGATCATGGACGCACTGACCGAGGCACTGCTCTCGGAGAACTAA